One window of the Colletotrichum destructivum chromosome 4, complete sequence genome contains the following:
- a CDS encoding Putative calcineurin-like phosphoesterase domain, ApaH type, lariat debranching enzyme, producing the protein MATQTFETNGVRIAVEGCGHGTLNAIYAAVAASCEARGWDGVDLLIIGGDFQAARNAADLTVMSVPAKYRELGDFWEYYAGQRTAPYLTVFAGGNHEAASHMWELFYGGWAAPNIYYLGAANVLRLGPLRIAGMSGIWKGFDYRKAHHERLPMGPDEIKSFYHVREVDVRKLLLLREQVDVGISHDWPRAIERWGDEKALWRMKPDFERESKDGTLGNVAAEYVCDRLRPPYWFSAHLHCKFAALKIYKDESAAATTTKDEAPPAQTAAAASVPPAREPVIAPDNPDEIDLDGDEEVTDAPAPAASANPDEIGLDDDDDDDDGDGENKNGQTATSEKTTSKEESTVKTSVPKELRAQLPASFTRPPPQPKRTPGQPVPPTITNKQVNFLALDKCLPRRHFLQLLEVRPHNVPPVNQPSPTRPFRLQYDPEWLAITRVFHSSLTIGDPSAQPSPDLGEEHYAPLIDAERRWVEENVVAGKDGGLDVPLNFAVTAPPHAEGEPESVPHQPFEYTSPQTAAFCAMLGLENLWDAGDEERMERRARGPPAGEFRGHRGGGRGFHRGGGRGGRGRGRGRGGGGRGRGWH; encoded by the exons ATGGCCACGCAAACATTCGAGACCAACGGTGTTCGCATTGCTGTCGAGGGCTGT GGCCATGGCACCCTCAATGCTATAtacgccgccgtcgcggcctCCTGCGAGGCGCGCGGCTgggacggcgtcgacttgctcatcatcggcggcgacttcCAGGCCGCACGAAACGCTGCCGACCTTACCGTCATGTCCGTCCCCGCCAAGTACCGCGAGCTGGGCGACTTCTGGGAGTACTATGCCGGACAACGCACGGCGCCCTACCTGACCGTCTTCGCTGGTGGCAACCACGAGGCGGCGAGCCACATGTGGGAGCTGTTCTACGGGGGCTGGGCCGCGCCCAACATCTActacctcggcgccgccaacgtGTTGCGCCTGGGCCCGCTGCGCATCGCCGGCATGAGCGGCATCTGGAAGGGCTTCGACTACCGCAAGGCCCACCACGAGCGGCTGCCCATGGGGCCCGACGAGATCAAGAGCTTCTACCACGTCCGCGAGGTGGATGTGCggaagctgctgctgctgagggagcaggtcgacgtcggcatTAGCCACGACTGGCCGCGCGCCATCGAGAGGTGgggcgacgagaaggcgTTGTGGAGGATGAAGCCCGACTTCGAGCGGGAGTCCAAGGATGGCACGCTGggcaacgtcgccgccgagtaCGTATGCGACCGTCTGCGGCCGCCGTACTGGTTCTCGGCGCATTTGCACTGCAAGTTCGCCGCGTTGAAGATTTACAAGGACGAGTCTGCGGCGGCTACCACGACCAAGGACGAGGCTCCTCCAGCTCAgactgcggcggcagcgtccgTTCCTCCGGCAAGAGAACCGGTGATAGCGCCTGATAACCCCGACGAAATTGACctggacggcgatgaggaggtCACGGATGCTCCCGCTCCGGCAGCATCTGCGAACCCAGACGAGATCggtctcgacgatgacgacgacgacgacgatggcgacggcgagaatAAGAACGGCCAGACTGCCACTTCTGAAAAGACAACAAGCAAAGAAGAATCCACAGTCAAGACCTCCGTCCCCAAGGAGCTCCGGGCTCAACTCCCGGCCTCGTTCACGCGTCCCCCGCCACAGCCCAAGAGGACGCCAGGCCAGCCCGTACCTCCGACGATCACAAACAAGCAGGTCAACTTCCTCGCGCTCGATAAGTGCCTGCCCCGCCGCCACTTCCTCCAACTCCTCGAGGTCCGCCCGCACAACGTCCCGCCAGTGAACcagccgtcgccgacgcgccCCTTTCGTCTACAGTACGACCCGGAGTGGCTGGCTATCACGCGCGTCTTCCACTCGTCCCTGACGATCGGCGACCCGTCGGCACAGCCGAGTCCGGACCTGGGCGAGGAGCACTACGCGCCTCTTATCGACGCGGAGCGCCGGTGGGTCGAGGAGAACGTCGTCGCAGGCAAGGACGGCGGGCTGGACGTGCCGCTCAACTTTGCGgtcacggcgccgccgcacgccgagggcgagccCGAGTCGGTGCCGCACCAGCCGTTCGAGTACACGAGCCcgcagacggcggcgttctGTGCCATGCTGGGGCTCGAGAACCTCtgggacgccggcgacgaggagaggatggagaggagggccCGGGGCCCACCGGCCGGGGAGTTTAGGGGACACCGTGGCGGCGGTAGAGGGTTTCATCGGGGAGGTGGACGGGGCGGCCggggacgggggaggggaaggggcggcggaggtCGAGGCAGAGGTTGGCATTGA
- a CDS encoding Putative alpha/beta hydrolase-1: MGLFDFKLTYQWLYWTAPTGEPPAAPEGLTRHWVETPSGKIEVLSNQGADPTTTKTPIFFVHGGMGSAWVWTEYMQYFTKHGIPCYAVSLRGHGNSWHPSYMRMVYLTTRQNLADDAIAAIKWVQERQGSEVLLVGHSSGGGLAQGILSAKQAHVRGLALLGAVPGFGSYGVYANWAMFDPWFAIRMLFHGWHPNSPLSHPFLVKQAFFGDQMPDSAVLKFQKHVSRYESFLWPISMMRPFTTAASIVNSISGWGSSERIMVMAGTQDKMMTHGVMSKLAVFYRTAFTELVRSKRLDAKVDDVEPPSGEGGNDDKGSGVRLAWVPGAGHHLQNDMMWEVGAKKLLGFYEQL, translated from the exons ATGGGCTTGTTCGACTTCAAGCTGACTTATCAGTGGCTCTACTGGACGGCGCCCACTGGTGAACCACCCGCCGCCCCGGAGGGCCTCACCCGACACTGGGTAGAGACGCCGTCGGGTAAGATTGAAGTACTGTCCAACCAGGGCGCcgacccgacgacgacaaaaacgcccatcttcttcgtccaTGGCGGCATGGGCAGTGCGTGGGTGTGGACGGAGTACATGCAGTACTTTACCAAGCACGGCATCCCTTGTTACGCTGTCTCTCTGAGAGGACATGGCAACAGCTGGCACCCGTCGTACATGAGGATGGTGTACTTGACCACTAGGCAGAACCTGGCCGACGATGCGATTGCGGCTATCAAATGGGTTCAGGAGCGCCAGGGGAGTGAGGTCTTGCTCGTGGGGCActcgagcggcggcggattGGCCCAGGGCATTCTCTCTGCAAAGCAAGCCCATGTGAGAGGCCTTGCGTTGCTTGGAGCCGTGCCGGGCTTCGGATC GTATGGAGTCTATGCCAACTGGGCCATGTTTGACCCGTGGTTCGCTATTCGCATGTTATTCCACGGCTGGCATCCCAACTCACCTCTCTCCCACCCCTTCTTGGTCAAGCAAGCTTTCTTTGGCGACCAGATGCCGGACTCTGCCGTCCTCAAATTCCAGAAGCACGTGAGCCGTTACGAGTCCTTCCTTTGGCCCATCAGCATGATGAGGCCCTTTACCACGGCTGCCAGCATCGTCAACTCGATTAGCGGTTGGGGCAGCAGTGAGCGCATCATGGTTATGGCCGGCACCCAAGACAAGATGATGACGCACGGCGTTATGTCGAAACTGGCTGTTTTTTACCGGACGGCATTCACGGAGCTTGTGAGAAGTAAGAGGCTGGATGCAAAGGTCGATGACGTCGAGCCCCCAAGTGGTGagggcggcaacgacgacaagggcAGTGGGGTGAGACTTGCTTGGGTACCGGGGGCTGGACACCACTTGCAGAACGATATGATGTGGGAAGTCGGTGCGAAGAAGCTTCTTGGGTTTTACGAGCAATTGTAG
- a CDS encoding Putative protein arginine N-methyltransferase, PRMT5 arginine-N-methyltransferase — translation MDGSNFNQIRPVFSIGQHDSDRDQPLDDLQYGQLLNAGVNFVTAPITNKHFHARVEDLVSQHLAKAKQNAVSLADAVVPPLTPKDTSLFPSHAVTTYIAYASPWIDLASTDPVIASVSRQVLNLEIAYANFCGVRSIIVPGPRRDASRDGGNQGIAQYGRAVLEAMNIASRLNFIIHVPMYREPGLEETVELLSTLSEEPHPEGSREIDIYSAWDSWHSVRTICEYNMRLFVAIRIPRALPEKALQDKWFAEPLHFLSVSGNAFQKNKAGHPALTRAHQDMIFNYMRLKNAPWLLLSDVGPDPASLTAEAQLQAVSLANQVPTAADFPPLGDSSAQLTTDSLKSFRTYVVYLKWLEMQQRPLSYVEQTTLTSFQDWLQSPLQPLSDNLESATYEVFEGDPVKYNQYEAACTEALAEWHQLGRATSSANGAVVIAVVGSGRGPLVTRALKASEATGVPVQVWAVEKNPNAYVYLLRQNEMIWGGKVTVVKTDMRSWKGPLVSGTPDDNPVYGKVDILVSELLGSFADNELSPECLDGVQHVLAPGGISIPESYTAHMSPIATPRIHADLLTRVPTEPNAFDTPWVVRLFALDFAAVRVPDHPRFQQAWEFSHPVPEATLRQIETRRAGGVMGGGGGSMGGAVGANDHNSRFCHLTFVCRTRGVIHGLAGYFESVLYAPQTGGKEKVEISTHPELIDRKSKDMISWFPIFFPIKQPIYYPADTELEVTMWRQTDDSRVWYEWLIEAYAWVSETQRIKVASSDLCSSRKVACLM, via the exons ATGGACGGCAGTAACTTCAACCAGATCAGGCCTGTTTTCAGCATCGGCCAGCACGACTCCGACAGGGACCAGCCCCTGGACGACCTCCAGTACGGCCAGCTTCTGAATGCCGGT GTCAACTTCGTGACAGCACCCATCACCAACAAGCACTTCCATGCGCGTGTGGAGGACCTCGTCTCCCAGCACCTCGCAAAGGCGAAGCAGAATGCCGTCTCTTTGGCAGATGCCGTTGTCCCTCCTCTGACCCCCAAGGacacctctctcttccccagTCACGCAGTCACCACTTACATCGCCTACGCCAGCCCCTGGATTGACCTGGCCTCGACCGACCCCGTCATCGCCAGTGTCTCGAGGCAGGTTCTCAACCTCGAGATTGCCTATGCCAACTTCTGCGGAGTCCGGAGCATCATCGTCCCTGGCCCGAGGAGAGACGCCTCCAGGGATGGCGGAAACCAGGGCATCGCCCAGTACGGCCGCGCGGTGCTGGAGGCCATGAACATTGCTTCGCGCCTCAACTTCATCATCCACGTTCCCATGTACCGCGagcccggcctcgaagaGACGGTCGAGCTCTTGTCAACCTTGTCTGAGGAGCCTCACCCCGAGGGGAGCAGGGAGATTGACATTTACAGCGCCTGGGACTCTTGGCACTCGGTCCGCACTATTTGCGAATACAACATGCGTCTCTTTGTTG CCATCCGAATCCCCAGAGCTCTGCCCGAGAAGGCGCTCCAGGACAAGTGGTTCGCCGAGCCCCTGCACTTCCTGTCCGTCAGTGGAAACGCCTTCCAGAAGAACAAGGCTGGCCACCCTGCTCTCACCAGAGCCCACCAGGACATGATCTTCAACTACATGCGCCTGAAGAATGCCCcctggctgctgctcagCGACGTTGGTCCGGACCCCGCCTccctgacggccgaggcTCAGCTCCAGGCCGTCAGCTTGGCAAACCAGGTCCCCACGGCCGCGGACTTCCCTCCCCTGGGCGACTCGTCCGCCCAGCTGACGACCGACTCCCTCAAGTCTTTCCGCACTTACGTCGTCTACCTCAAGTGGCTCGAGATGCAGCAGCGCCCGCTGTCGTACGTGGAGCAGACCACGCTCACCAGCTTCCAGGACTGGCTCCAATCGCCCCTGCAGCCCCTGTCGGACAACCTCGAGTCGGCGACGTACGAGGTCTTTGAGGGCGACCCGGTCAAGTACAACCAGTACGAAGCCGCTTGTACGGAGGCGCTGGCCGAGTGGCACCAGTTGGGCAGGGCCACCTCTTCGGCgaacggcgccgtcgtcatcgcaGTCGTCGGCTCTGGCCGTGGCCCCCTCGTGACGAGAGCGCTCAAGGCCAGCGAGGCGACGGGCGTCCCCGTCCAGGTCTGGGCCGTGGAGAAAAACCCCAACGCCTACGTCTATCTCCTGAGACAAAACGAGATGATCTGGGGCGGCAAGGTCACGGTAGTCAAGACGGACATGCGCTCGTGGAAGGGCCCCCTCGTCTCGGGCACGCCTGACGACAACCCCGTCTACGGCAAGGTCGATATCCTGGTGTCGGAGCTTCTCGGCTCCTTCGCCGACAACGAGCTCTCCCCCGAGTGCCTGGACGGCGTTCAGCACGTGCTGGCGCCCGGCGGCATCTCGATCCCGGAGTCGTACACGGCACACATGAGCCCCATCGCGACGCCGCGCATCCACGCCGACCTCCTCACCAGGGTGCCGACGGAGCCCAATGCCTTCGACACGCCTTGGGTCGTACGCCTCTTCGCGCTtgacttcgccgccgtccgcgtGCCGGACCACCCGCGCTTCCAGCAGGCGTGGGAGTTCTCCCACCCGGTGCCCGAGGCGACGCTGAGGCAGATCGAGACGAGgcgcgcgggcggcgtcatgggcggcggcggcggaagcatgggcggcgccgtcggcgccaacgACCATAACTCGCGCTTCTGTCACCTCACATTCGTCTGCCGCACGCGCGGCGTCATCCACGGCCTGGCCGGCTACTTCGAGTCGGTCCTCTACGCCCCGCAGACgggcggcaaggagaaggtggAAATCAGCACGCACCCCGAGTTGATCGACCGCAAGAGCAAGGACATGATTTCGTGGTTccccatcttcttccccaTCAAG CAACCTATCTACTACCCTGCCGACACGGAGCTGGAGGTCACTATGTGGCGACAGACGGACGATTCGCGCGTGTGGTACGAGTGGCTCATCGAGGCATACGCGTGGGTGAGCGAAACACAGCGCATCAAGGTGGCGTCATCGGATCTCTGCAGCAGTCGCAAGGTTGCTTGTCTCATGTAA
- a CDS encoding Putative sm-like protein Lsm6/SmF, with translation MSFVPINPRPMLQDLVNQDIVVRLKWGETEYKGKLVSIDSYMNIQLSGAEEYIDQKLTGALGQVLIRCNNVLWIRGAKQGENDVKMEG, from the exons ATGAGC TTCGTGCCCATTAACCCGCGGCCTATGCTGCAAGACCT CGTCAACCAGGACATCGTCGTTAGACTCAAGTGGGGCGAGACCGAGTACAAGGGCAAGCTGGTCAGCATTGACAGCTACATGAACATCCAACtcagcggcgccgaggagtACATCGACCAGAAGCTGACGGGAGCTCTCGGCCAAGTCCTGATCCG GTGCAACAACGTCCTCTGGATCCGCGGCGCGAAACAGGGCGAGAACGACGTCAAGATGGAGGGTTGA
- a CDS encoding Putative helicase, P-loop containing nucleoside triphosphate hydrolase: protein MAATPYLIIPPSHWSVLNPPKFFPRDIKKFPSSLASLRLESNRLPSFAVVRRHHCCRIPGPSCNNFSQTFFVYFARLPLPNLLSPLRRKEPPTTMADADPKGFKRSGADRDGSLRKKAKKEEEADSEEPKYNPYLAHMKEENGVKAEDGVIDASSPFAGFKPRATTAKQAEKVEDLDTNAFTGRPHSQKYFQIMQSRRDLPVQKQRQEFLDKYHSTQILVFVGETGSGKTTQIPQYVVYDELPQLNRKMIACTQPRRVAAMSVAQRVADEMDVELGEEVGYSIRFEDRTGPNTILKYMTDGMLLREAIHDHEMSRYSCIILDEAHERTLATDILMALLKQIAARRPDLKIIVMSATLDAQKFQRYFNDAPLLAVPGRTHPVEIFYTPEPERDYVEAAIRTVLQIHASEGEGDVLLFLTGEEEIEDACRKINLEADEMTREIDAGPLAVYPLYGTLPPHQQQKIFDKPPAPYKKGGRPGRKVIVATNIAETSLTIDGIVYVVDPGFSKQKIYNPRIRVESLLVSPISKASAQQRAGRAGRTKPGKCFRLYTENAFKKELIEQTHPEILRSNLANTVLELKKLGVEDLVHFDLMDPPAPETMMRALEELNYLACLDDDGELTTLGSLASEFPLDPALAVMLISSPEFYCSNEILSITSLLSIPQIWVRPAAQRKRADEMKAQFSHPEGDHLTLLNAYHAFKGTASQPGVDPKKWCHEHFLSFRHLSSADNVRAQLKRIMETHGLELISTPFEDKNYYTNIRRALLSGFFMQVAMKESSGKVYRTIKDDQAVMMHPSTVLKTDYEWVLYNEFVLTSKQYIRTCTGIRPEWLLEIAPVYYDLDSFEKGDVKTALMRAAEKKRRKEAMKNGR, encoded by the exons ATGGCCGCTACGCCTTATCTTATCATCCCACCATCCCATTGGTCCGTGCTGAACCCACCCAAATTTTTCCCGCGCGACATCAAAAAGTTTCCCAGCAGCCTTGCCTCGCTTCGCTTGGAATCGAATCGCCTCCCGAGTTTTGCTGTtgttcgtcgtcatcattgCTGTCGAATCCCCGGGCCAAGTTGCAACAACTTCAGCCAAACTTTCTTCGTATATTTCGCCCGTCTCCCATTACCCAACCTCCTTTCACCTTTGCGACGAAAAGAACCACCTACGACaatggccgacgccgatcCCAAGGGCTTCAAGCGTTCCGGCGCCGACAGAGACGGGAGCttgaggaagaaggccaagaaggaggaggaggcagacTCGGAAGAGCCCAAGTACAACCCCTACCTGGCACACATGAAGGAGGAAAATggcgtcaaggccgaggacggtgtCATCGATGCGAGCTCACCCTTTGCCGGTTTCAAGCCGCGCGCGACCACGGCcaagcaggccgagaaggtcgAAGACCTCGACACCAACGCCttcaccggccggccccatTCGCAAAAGTACTTCCAGATTATGCAGTCACGTCGCGATCTGCCCGTACAGAAGCAAAG ACAAGAGTTTCTCGACAAGTACCACTCCACCCAGatcctcgtcttcgttgGTGAGACGGGTTCTGGAAAGACGACCCAGATCCCCCAATATGTCGTCTACGACGAGCTCCCCCAGCTCAACCGCAAGATGATCGCCTGTACCCAGCCCCGTCGTGTCGCCGCCATGTCCGTCGCCCAGCGTGTCGCCGATGAGATGGACgttgagctcggcgaggaggtcggaTACAGCATCCGTTTCGAGGACAGGACAGGCCCCAACACAATCCTGAAGTACATGACGGATGGTATGCTTCTCCGTGAAGCCATACACGACCACGAGATGTCGCGCTACAGCTGCATcattctcgacgaggcccacGAGCGCACCCTCGCCACTGATATCCTCATGGCCCTGCTCAAGCAGATCGCCGCTCGTCGTCCCGACCTCAAGATTATTGTCATGTCCGCCACGCTCGATGCGCAAAAGTTCCAGCGCTACTTCAACGACGcgcccctcctcgccgtccccgGTCGTACGCATCCCGTCGAGATCTTCTACACCCCCGAGCCCGAGCGAGACTACGTCGAGGCGGCCATCAGGACGGTGCTGCAGATCCACGCCTCCGAGGGTGAGGGCGAcgtccttctcttcctgaCGGGTGAGGAGGAGATTGAAGACGCTTGCAGGAAAATCAACCTagaggccgacgagatgaCGAGGGAAATCGATGCCGGTCCGCTGGCCGTCTACCCGCTGTACGGCACACTGCCGCcgcaccagcagcaaaagATTTTCGACAAGCCCCCGGCCCCTTACAAGAAGGGCGGCCGGCCCGGTCGCAAGGTCATTGTGGCGACCAACATTGCCGAGACGTCGCTGACGATCGATGGTATCGTCTAcgtcgtcgaccccggcTTCAGCAAGCAGAAGATCTACAACCCCCGTATCCGTGTCGAGTCGCTCCTCGTGTCGCCCATCTCTAAGGCCTCGGCTCAGCAGCGTGCTGGTCGTGCCGGTCGTACAAAGCCCGGAAAGTGCTTCCGTCTGTACACGGAAAATGCCTTCAAGAAGGAGCTCATCGAGCAGACGCACCCCGAGATCTTGCGGTCCAACCTCGCCAACACGGTGCTggagctgaagaagctcggcgtcgaggacctcgtccacTTCGATCTCATGGACCCTCCGGCCCCCGAGACCATGATGCGcgcgctcgaggagctcaacTACCTCGCCtgcctcgacgacgatggtgagCTGACGACGCTCGGCAGCCTGGCGTCCGAGTTCCCCCTCGACCCGGCCCTGGCCGTCATGCTcatctcgtcgcccgagTTCTACTGCTCCAACGAGATCCTCTCCATCACGTCGCTCCTGTCCATCCCCCAGATCTGGGTCCGCCCGGCGGCGCAGCGCAAgcgcgccgacgagatgAAGGCGCAGTTCTCCCACCCCGAGGGCGACCACCTCACGCTCCTCAACGCCTACCACGCCTTCAAGGGcacggccagccagcccggCGTGGACCCCAAGAAGTGGTGTCACGAGCATTTCTTGTCGTTCCGCCACCTCAGCAGCGCCGACAACGTCCGCGCCCAGCTGAAGCGCATCATGGAGACgcacggcctcgagctcatcTCCACGCCCTTTGAGGACAAGAACTACTACACAAACATCCGCCGCGCCCTCCTCTCGGGTTTCTTCATGCAGGTCGCCATGAAGGAGAGCTCCGGCAAGGTGTACCGGACCATCAAGGACGACCAGGCCGTCATGATGCACCCGTCGACGGTGCTCAAGACGGACTACGAGTGGGTGCTCTACAATGAGTTCGTCCTGACCTCGAAGCAGTACATCCGTACCTGCACCGGAATCAGGCCAGAATGGCTGTTG GAAATCGCTCCGGTCTACTACGACCTTGACTCTTtcgagaagggcgatgtCAAGACGGCCCTCATGcgggccgccgagaagaagcgccgcAAGGAGGCCATGAAGAACGGCCGGTGA
- a CDS encoding Putative S-phase kinase-associated protein — MDPNGATESKYVTLVSSDGYEFVVLREAALISPAIKGMLDTRNNFREAALGRCVFEEISGVVLEKVCEYFQYWYRYREREDVPDMDIPVELCLELLVAADYLGLDKQNTGTI, encoded by the exons ATGGACCCCAACGGCGCGACCGAGAGCAAGTACGTGACTCTAGTCTCCAGTGATGGCTACGAGTTTGTCGTCTTGCGCGAGGCTGCCTTGATCAGCCCGGCCATCAAGGGAATGTTGGACACGAGGAACAACTTCCGCGAGGCCGCGTTGGGCCGTTGCGTCTTCGAAGAGATCAG TGGCGTCGTACTCGAAAAAGTATGCGAGTACTTCCAATACTGGTACCGCTACCGGGAGCGAGAGGATGTCCCTGACATGGACATTCCAGTCGAGCTGTGTCTGGAACTGCTGGTCGCAGCCGACTACCTGGGTCTGGACA AGCAAAACACCGGCACCATCTGA